The following nucleotide sequence is from Corylus avellana chromosome ca7, CavTom2PMs-1.0.
TGGAACCCTTTACTACAGAGAATCAATCTTTGATCACGGTTAAACTAAATCTAGCTAGCTGTAACAAAATTGTATCTTTAGCCCCAATAAAGCAAATTCCCTCTTTGGTCTTTGCCATACTATATTCAATCTCGCAAAATCAAACCATTTTATGTTCCTAAGATCTAACCCCCTGTTTGTTTCTCACGAAAGTTGTTTTCCTGTCCCTCATTCTTCCTCCAAGAACCAAAATTTTGctataacaacaaaaaaaggttTGGATTTTTCGTTTTAtagaggaaaaaacaaaaccagacGAAAGTTTCAAAAAATCTCCGGTTCACCCGAATAGCCTGCGGTCTAGAATGGATAGGTAACCGGGAGTCTCGGTTTATCCTTGCTTCAGACCGGTCCAAAGCTTTGACCGCGGTTTTTAACCGAATCAATCGGTCAGACCGAACTAACTTTAAAGTAAACTCAACCGGGTGAAGTTGCCCTAACCGGTTCGTCCGGTTATCATCAGCGGTTTATAATCCCACATCCACCCTTAACTCggttctctctccctctccaaagCATGCCATAGAGCCCAAAACAagtaagctctctctctctctctggcctttgttgttgttgttgttgttgttgttgtttttattgttgttgttgttgtgtctGTGTGCGTGCGTCTGTGTCTGGtttttttgtttcgttttaTGAATTAAGTTATAAATATTgcattttatcttcttttttttttgggtgggaaACTTTTGGGTGTATCATgcattttctttgcttttttggGTAGTAACTTTCAGCAATTTTCCACATTAGGTAATAGGGTTGCTTAAATGATTTCGGGTTCGGAGCCAGTGCCTGTAACATCCCAAAAATACGACCCAGCATGGAGGCATTGTCAAATGTTTATGATTGGGGAAAGAAAGCATCTCAAATGTATATATTGTTTCAAATTGTTTAAGGGTGGTGGGATTCATAGGATTAAGGAACATCTCGCAGGTCATAAGGGTAATGCCTCCGCTTGTCTTAGTGTTCCAGAGGATGTTCGGGTTTTCATGCAACAGAGTATAGCCGGGGTTGTGGtgaggaagaggaggaagcaAAAGATTGAGGAAGCCATTGCGAGTGTTGACCCGGTTTGTAGTGAGATAGTTGCTCTTGATGATCAATGTGATGCAAGTACGGGTCTCCAGTTGGTTGGAGTTCCGGATACACTTGAACCGAATTCGGGTTTGTTAGTGAATGGGGAAGGGACTAGTAATAGGAGTGGggagagaaggaagaggaggagaGGCAAGAAAGCTTTGGCAAATGCTGAAAATGATGATGCTGGAGCTGATACTAGTAGTGTTGCATTGTGTTCAAAAAGGGTGAACAATCGTGTTCAGATGGCAATAGGGCGGTTTTTGTATGATATAGGGGCACCTCTAGATGCTGTGAACTCGGTTTATTTTCAGCCAATGATTGATGCAATTGCTTCTGGAGGGTCTGGGGTTCTGCCACCCTCATACCATGATCTTCGGGGCTGGATTTTGAAGAAGTCAGTTGAAGAACTGAAGAGTGAAACTGCCAAGTACGACGCAGCATTGGTGAGCACGGGTTGTTCTGTTTTGGTTGAACAATGGTGCACAGAAACGGGCAGAACGTTGCTATGTTTTTTGACGCATTGTCCTCAAGGAACTTTATTTTTGAAATCTGTGGATGCATCTGACATTTTAAATTCATCGGATGCTTTGCATGAATTGTTTAAGCAAGTGGTGGAAGAAGTTGGTGTGAGAAATGTGCTGCAAGTAATTACTAATGGGGAAGAGCAATATAGTATTGCAGGCAGGAGGTTGACTGATACTTTCCCTACTCTGTATTGGACGTCTTGCGCAGCTCGTTGCATAGATTTTATACTTGAAGATTTCGGAAATCTTGAGTGGATAAATGCGGTAATTGAACAGGCTAAATCTATCACGAAATTTATCTACAATCATAGTGTGATTTTGAATATGGTGAGAAGGTATACTTTTGGCAATGATATTGTAGAACGGGGGGTCACTAGGTCTGCTACAAACTTTACAACATTGAAACGAATGGTTGATCTCAAACACAATTTGCAGGCCATGGTTACTTCACAGGAGTGGCTGGACTGCCCATATTCGAAGAAAACTGAGGGACTGGGTATGTTAGATACTGTAGCTAGTCAGGCATTTTGGTCCTCGTGCATTCTGGTAGTCCACTTAACAAATCCTCTCTTGAGACTTTTGAGAAGAGTGGGTAGCGAGAAGAGGCCTGCCATGGGATATGTTTATGCAGGAATGTATCATGCAAAAGAAACAANNNNNNNNNNNNNNNNNNNNNNNNNNNNNNNNNNNNNNNNNNNNNNNNNNNNNNNNNNNNNNNNNNNNNNNNNNNNNNNNNNNNNNNNNNNNNNNNNNNNGAGGGCAAAACGTGATGACATACCGAGAAGCCCTGCATATCTTAAGCGCTGTAGAATCGTCGTATGCATAACTATAAGCTCGGGGGCATATGGCCTTGAAAAGATGGGCAAACACCGTTGGCTTGCAATTTTTTGGATTGGAGAACTCTCCGGTACAACAATACCGATCCGTTTTTGCAGCCAAACAAGCGCTCTTGCACCCTACTACCTTCCCTTCCCGCTTTACCACCAAGGCAGACGGGCAGCAAACATTCAAGTCAGCCTCACATGCCGCTACTCCGCACCCAACACCACCGCCTATCGGAACCATTGATACCGGAAGGTTAAACCCATCAACCAAGCTCACATCATAGTAGTGTAAGGCGGATTTGGAGGTTCCAAATGTCATTTCGACTAGTGTGGCCGGGGGAACTCCACCGACACCTTGGCAATGCAAGAGCCCTGCGCAGTCCCCAGTTTGGCATGATCTTTTGCCGGGTTCTTCATTGAAGCAGCAGCCCTGTCTGCCCCATATTCTTCCAGACCATTCCTCCGGGACTTCAAGGTCTACTTGCTCTCCGCTATAGAGATGGAAGCCACCATCTTTGGGTGTCGGCTGGCCTGCAGTGCCAAGAACTCCAGGCCATACGCTCTCCTTGCAGTTGTTCACTACAATGAGTTGAACCCCATCTGCAAACAGAAACCACAAAGCGATATTGTAAGTTTTCAACTGCTATATGCTACACAAATGAAGCGGAGGAAGGTGTTAGAAAGAAGAATATCTACCTGTGAAGGAGAGGGAGTAGAGAATGCAGAAGAAGATGAGAAGCGACGAAGttgccattttcttcttctttaagatTCTTGGATGTAGAACTGTAATGTTCGTCCTGTGTATGTGTGAGAGCGCGATCCTAATAGGGAGAGGCTTTCTATTTTTCCGCCACCATGAAAGAAATTTTAACCGTAGCGCAACTGCTCGAGTAAAAACGGTTTACTATGTACATCATCAACGTACACGACAAACCCCCATGTACTGCAAAATAGCACCCACGCTTACGTAGGTTGAGAAATTCAATGATGTCTTTGTAATCCATATCCCAATAAATCCTTTGATGACATAGAGAAAAGAATCTTATGCTAAAAAGGGATGACTAAGTGGAAGGCATTATTGGTGCTTTAaatttcttctccttttgtttgGATAATGATGGTACTAGTCCCATTATCCGTTGCtcaaagagagtgagagaaaatggaaaacaagTGTCCAATAATTCCTCTGTGAATGCAATTCTTTCTCCTTCTGATCACCATCACCAAGACATGACAAATCTGAAATGCCTGATCAGCAGCTGAATATTCAAATTGTAACTCTGCTTGCCCTTGTCTGAAAGATTCAGTAATCTACTCTCTGGATTAATTTCATCAATCTAACCTGAAAACGATTAAAGAAGCAAATTGTAACATGAGTTACTCATTGGTATGGGAAGTCCTGATATAGGGAAACCATGATcgaaaaatatagttttaatGCCATGACGCAATTTGTCCATTCAAtcaaatataattgtagcagaGTTTCCCACTCTCCAAGCTCCGCTTCCTCCCTCCTCCCCACCCGCCTCTTCCCCCGCCCTACACACACCTATCCTCCTCTGTATATGTGTCTCACACACCTCCCTTTCCGCACGTGGATCCCATGCGCCTACTCCACACGCAATTGTCTCCGTTCATCTCtcattggatttttattttttttgttgattatttCCCATACATAAGCAATGTTGGGACAAACTCACATATTCTCTAACACTTCCGGGACCTCGCCGTTACTAGTGCCCTTTTTGCCATCTAGACAGAGCATATGTCCATTGCATGTCATTTGCCGGGCACCTCTCATATCAGATAAAAGGAATGAACCTCCTCTTTAGTGGCAGTAGCTCAATTGATCTAAGTGCAATCTTTTCTACTAGAAATTGCAGGCGCCACCACAAGCACGTTCACTTGTGGACTACTACAAAAACCGTGGTTTATTGTGGCTCTTTTCTTAGCCCTCAAGCCAAAAAGCCACCGGaccagccttttttttttttttggctcatttCTAAATTCACAAGTATCTGCAACTCCGCTGCCCCTCTGCAAAAGAGAAACAAAGTTCATTGTAACttgtaagagcattcccaatggaagagccaaatgttacttttatctagaatagctcttcaaatgttcaaaaaacctcccacattggatgagccaaaaatatatgtaaaatagatatttgattagaagagctaaaaaaaaagttaaatgtaacagcactttttaagggagccattttattttttagtgtttctctctcctgctttatctttttcccaaatcttttcccaccttttttttttagaaatatagctaatcgaatgtggagacacttaaaaatggcttatctaaaatagataaaagtgagttttgaagagctattttacataaaaatatggctcttccattgggaatgctctaagtgATATCAGTTTTATTGTTATGCATCTAATTACAACGAAAATCATAATCATTTTAAATCAGTCCTATTTACAACGAAGATGATCAATAGATGAAATGGAATAGGAAACAAGGCAAGAGGATATGTTGTCCAAGCAGTAGAGAAGTGAAAAACTCCTATTTAGAACCAATCTCAATATACTAAGGAGGGGTTTTTAATTCCAAAGTtctaaatgatttttatttatggAGTTTTTATAATTCAAGATCAACGCAGTAATCCAGGGATCTAATTCTACAGAAACTAGCACATTTTCAAGACGGTACCTACAATTCTTTGCAGTTCTTTCATGAAATCATCATATTTAGGTTAGCTCCAAGAGAATGGAACCCTTTACTACAGAGAATCAATCTTTGATCACGGTTAAACTAAATCTAGCTAGCTGTAACAAAATTGTATCTTTAGCCCCAATAAAGCAAATTCCCTCTTTGGTCTTTGCCATACTATATTCAATCTCGCAAAATCAAACCATTTTATGTTCCTAAGATCTAACCCCCTGTTTGTTTCTCACGAAAGTTGTTTTCCTGTCCCTCATTCTTCCTCCAAGAACCAAAATTTTGctataacaacaaaaaaaggttTGGATTTTTCGTTTTAtagaggaaaaaacaaaaccagacGAAAGTTTCAAAAAATCTCCGGTTCACCCGAATAGCCTGCGGTCTAGAATGGATAGGTAACCGGGAGTCTCGGTTTATCCTTGCTTCAGACCGGTCCAAAGCTTTGACCGCGGTTTTTAACCGAATCAATCGGTCAGACCGAACTAACTTTAAAGTAAACTCAACCGGGTGAAGTTGCCCTAACCGGTTCGTCCGGTTATCATCAGCGGTTTATAATCCCACATCCACCCTTAACTCggttctctctccctctccaaagCATGCCATAGAGCCCAAAACAagtaagctctctctctctctctggcctttgttgttgttgttgttgttgttgttgtttttattgttgttgttgttgtgtctGTGTGCGTGCGTCTGTGTCCGGtttttttgtttcgttttaTGAATTAAGTTATAAATATTgcattttatcttctttttttttttgggtgggaaACTTTTGGGTGTATCATgcattttctttgcttttttggGTAGTAACTTTCAGCAATTTTCCACATTAGGTAATAGGGTTGCTTAAATGATTTCGGGTTCGGAGCCAGTGCCTGTAACATCCCAAAAATACGACCCAGCATGGAGGCATTGTCAAATGTTTATGATTGGGGAAAGAAAGCATCTCAAATGTATATATTGTTTCAAATTGTTTAAGGGTGGTGGGATTCATAGGATTAAGGAACATCTCGCAGGTCATAAGGGTAATGCCTCCGCTTGTCTTAGTGTTCCAGAGGATGTTCGGGTTTTCATGCAACAGAGTATAGCCGGGGTTGTGGtgaggaagaggaggaagcaAAAGATTGAGGAAGCCATTGCGAGTGTTGACCCGGTTTGTAGTGAGATAGTTGCTCTTGATGATCAATGTGATGCAAGTACGGGTCTCCAGTTGGTTGGAGTTCCGGATACACTT
It contains:
- the LOC132188100 gene encoding uncharacterized protein LOC132188100, translated to MQQSIAGVVVRKRRKQKIEEAIASVDPVCSEIVALDDQCDASTGLQLVGVPDTLEPNSGLLVNGEGTSNRSGERRKRRRGKKALANAENDDAGADTSSVALCSKRVNNRVQMAIGRFLYDIGAPLDAVNSVYFQPMIDAIASGGSGVLPPSYHDLRGWILKKSVEELKSETAKYDAALVSTGCSVLVEQWCTETGRTLLCFLTHCPQGTLFLKSVDASDILNSSDALHELFKQVVEEVGVRNVLQVITNGEEQYSIAGRRLTDTFPTLYWTSCAARCIDFILEDFGNLEWINAVIEQAKSITKFIYNHSVILNMVRRYTFGNDIVERGVTRSATNFTTLKRMVDLKHNLQAMVTSQEWLDCPYSKKTEGLGMLDTVASQAFWSSCILVVHLTNPLLRLLRRVGSEKRPAMGYVYAGMYHAKE
- the LOC132188101 gene encoding thaumatin-like protein, which encodes MATSSLLIFFCILYSLSFTDGVQLIVVNNCKESVWPGVLGTAGQPTPKDGGFHLYSGEQVDLEVPEEWSGRIWGRQGCCFNEEPGKRSCQTGDCAGLLHCQGVGGVPPATLVEMTFGTSKSALHYYDVSLVDGFNLPVSMVPIGGGVGCGVAACEADLNVCCPSALVVKREGKVVGCKSACLAAKTDRYCCTGEFSNPKNCKPTVFAHLFKAICPRAYSYAYDDSTALKICRASRYVITFCP